In a single window of the Myxococcus stipitatus genome:
- a CDS encoding lysophospholipid acyltransferase family protein, translating into MIRDAKGGPFGWALDAYIGWKFRSAFRGLWVRGALPEAGPGRLVYLNHANWWDGFMLHQLSRVAGWDGYCLMEEENLRRYQFLARIGAFSIRRKDAVSSVESLRYAKQLLRRPRAALYVFPEGEHRPFGELPLRLERGVELLARVARVECVPIAVRYTFFEHELPDVLLEVGPGHPPGPLEVFQAGLESVVRRLMAVTSLEGFTQKVSGARGVAERWDAVRGASS; encoded by the coding sequence GTGATTCGGGACGCCAAGGGAGGCCCCTTCGGATGGGCGCTGGACGCGTACATCGGGTGGAAGTTCCGCTCGGCGTTCCGGGGGCTGTGGGTGCGGGGCGCGTTGCCGGAGGCGGGGCCGGGGCGGCTGGTGTACCTGAACCACGCCAACTGGTGGGACGGCTTCATGCTGCACCAGCTCTCCCGGGTGGCGGGGTGGGATGGGTACTGTCTGATGGAGGAGGAGAACCTGCGGCGCTACCAGTTCCTGGCGCGCATCGGCGCGTTCAGCATCCGGCGCAAGGACGCCGTGTCGTCCGTGGAGTCGCTGCGCTACGCGAAGCAGCTGCTGCGCCGTCCCCGCGCGGCGCTGTATGTCTTTCCAGAGGGCGAGCACCGCCCCTTCGGGGAGCTCCCGCTGCGGTTGGAGCGCGGGGTGGAGCTGCTGGCGCGCGTGGCCCGGGTGGAGTGCGTGCCCATCGCCGTGCGCTACACCTTCTTCGAGCACGAGCTGCCGGACGTGTTGCTGGAGGTGGGGCCTGGGCATCCGCCAGGGCCGCTGGAGGTCTTCCAGGCGGGGCTGGAGTCGGTGGTGCGGCGGTTGATGGCGGTGACGTCGCTGGAGGGTTTCACCCAGAAGGTGTCGGGCGCGCGCGGCGTGGCGGAGCGCTGGGACGCCGTCCGGGGAGCGTCGTCATGA
- a CDS encoding lycopene cyclase domain-containing protein: MTYARFLGLFVLVPIVVQLFLYRRTFSARTLAPMGLLLCVVYAATSPWDNVAVKWGLWGFDPERIWGIKLGWLPLEEYLFFGLQTLLVGLWARARLARVLEGASPAPARGPDASRASDAGLAPGEVSP, encoded by the coding sequence ATGACCTACGCGCGTTTCCTCGGGCTGTTCGTGCTCGTGCCCATCGTCGTCCAACTCTTCCTCTACCGGCGCACCTTCTCCGCGCGGACCCTGGCCCCCATGGGCTTGCTGCTGTGCGTCGTGTATGCGGCGACGTCTCCGTGGGACAACGTGGCGGTGAAGTGGGGGCTGTGGGGCTTCGACCCGGAGCGCATCTGGGGCATCAAGCTGGGCTGGCTGCCGTTGGAGGAGTACCTCTTCTTCGGGCTCCAGACGCTGCTGGTGGGGCTGTGGGCGCGGGCGCGGCTGGCGCGTGTCCTGGAGGGCGCGTCCCCGGCCCCGGCTCGCGGGCCTGACGCTTCGCGCGCGTCGGACGCCGGACTCGCTCCGGGGGAGGTGTCGCCGTGA
- a CDS encoding glycosyltransferase — MSALVLIGVGWAVLATGFSAVTLARLSRKARPFAPSGAPPSVLLLRPVDAPTPRELENLALPVEYAGTLEQVVVSPFRPRLPEGLRWLPSDPPTPNRKVGHLLYALETLPTEGRVVLAVDADVAVTGALVAALATPVARGAALCTAAPLPVGPVDVAGRAMAGLLRYTHHSFRALHAMSAGAKAVCGKALALSPMARAELRALGDHIGEDLELSKRLHARGLEVALSEVPAVVPLGEVGTWDVPLSRFTRWMRVLASHRPALYPTVPLLFTPTVPLVVLAVAVGSAVLSLAVVGLVGARTLLALRLAAMGRPDAERRAPAVTGWLLGEALLLAAFVGSLGKSGTVTWRGYTYALHPGGRMVRVWPELTGGPG, encoded by the coding sequence ATGAGCGCGCTCGTCCTCATCGGCGTCGGCTGGGCGGTGTTGGCCACGGGGTTCAGCGCCGTGACGCTCGCGCGCTTGTCGCGCAAGGCGCGTCCCTTCGCTCCGTCTGGCGCTCCGCCGTCCGTCCTCCTGCTGCGGCCGGTGGACGCGCCCACGCCCCGCGAGCTGGAGAACCTGGCCCTGCCGGTGGAGTACGCGGGGACGCTGGAGCAGGTCGTCGTCTCGCCCTTCCGCCCCCGGCTCCCCGAGGGCCTCCGCTGGTTGCCCAGCGACCCGCCCACGCCGAACCGCAAGGTGGGCCACCTGCTCTACGCACTGGAGACGCTGCCGACCGAGGGCCGCGTCGTGCTCGCGGTGGACGCGGACGTGGCGGTGACGGGTGCGCTGGTGGCGGCGCTGGCGACCCCCGTGGCGCGCGGCGCGGCGCTGTGCACGGCGGCCCCGCTCCCCGTCGGCCCTGTCGATGTCGCGGGCCGCGCCATGGCCGGGCTGTTGCGCTACACCCACCACAGCTTCCGCGCCCTGCATGCGATGAGCGCGGGCGCCAAGGCCGTCTGTGGCAAGGCCCTCGCCCTGTCCCCGATGGCCCGGGCGGAGCTGCGCGCGCTGGGAGACCACATCGGCGAGGACCTGGAGCTGTCCAAGCGCCTGCACGCGCGCGGCCTGGAGGTGGCGCTGAGCGAGGTGCCCGCCGTGGTTCCGCTGGGCGAGGTGGGCACGTGGGACGTCCCCCTGTCGCGCTTCACGCGCTGGATGCGCGTGCTCGCCAGCCACCGCCCCGCGCTCTATCCCACCGTGCCGTTGTTGTTCACCCCCACCGTCCCGCTGGTCGTCCTGGCCGTGGCCGTGGGCTCGGCGGTGCTGTCGCTCGCGGTCGTCGGGCTCGTGGGCGCGCGCACGCTGCTGGCGCTCCGGCTCGCCGCCATGGGAAGGCCGGACGCGGAGCGACGGGCTCCCGCCGTCACCGGGTGGCTTTTGGGCGAGGCGCTGCTGCTGGCCGCCTTCGTGGGGTCGCTCGGAAAATCAGGGACGGTGACGTGGCGGGGGTATACGTACGCGCTGCATCCGGGCGGCCGCATGGTGCGGGTGTGGCCGGAGCTGACGGGAGGACCGGGATGA
- a CDS encoding lycopene cyclase domain-containing protein yields the protein MMESRWAYLIHLLAWTLPLILFQLAVLVHHYKERSGAVLKAVLPPAFVVGLYLAVADHLAISTGIWNFGEGKHLGVYLGVVPLEEVLFFLITSVLVSLGLALFTGLVELLHQKKAARAS from the coding sequence GTGATGGAGTCGCGCTGGGCCTATCTCATCCACCTGCTCGCGTGGACGCTGCCGCTCATCCTCTTCCAGCTCGCCGTCCTGGTGCACCACTACAAGGAGCGCTCCGGCGCGGTGCTCAAGGCGGTGTTGCCGCCCGCGTTCGTGGTGGGGCTGTACCTGGCGGTGGCGGACCACCTGGCCATCTCCACGGGCATCTGGAACTTCGGCGAGGGCAAGCACCTGGGCGTCTACCTGGGCGTGGTGCCGCTGGAGGAGGTGCTCTTCTTCCTCATCACCAGCGTGCTGGTGTCGCTGGGGCTGGCGCTCTTCACGGGGCTGGTGGAGCTGCTGCACCAGAAGAAGGCGGCCCGCGCGTCGTGA
- a CDS encoding phytoene desaturase family protein has translation MRTQRVAVIGGGVGGLTAAGLLAKEGHSVTLFEGGDSVGGKARAVTVDGVTLDTGPTLLTLPDLVRGTFERLGALDLLPPLTELEPQCAYRFADGCALTAYKDLERTAASASEEVKPSEGRGVRGFYAEAAAIWYAAGEPYLEAPFEGMAGFMARVARRGVGAVLAGMKLSSLHALAAKHFRTDHLRQFVGRFATYAGASPYEASAAFALIPHIERAYGVHHARGGVGALVEALGVAVRRLGVTVRLRTHARFTREGSAYRVGPTGDAELFDGVVVNADPLASLRREDEPLALSGFVLLLEVEGRPSLPHHTVLFGGDYRREFDELFGGRLATDPTVYFCNPSASDATMAPPGRMGLFVMVNAPPLPRAEAHAEAAARGWELHAERVKTQMFEKLHRHFPELRGRVRVLGQRSPVDLAAQGAPGGSIYGFLPHGKLGPFRRPRIRGNTPGLFFTGGGTHPGGGVPLVMLSGRFAAELASAHLRRGQ, from the coding sequence ATGAGGACCCAGCGCGTCGCGGTCATCGGTGGCGGCGTTGGCGGGCTCACCGCCGCGGGCCTGCTGGCGAAGGAGGGCCACTCCGTCACGCTCTTCGAGGGCGGTGACTCGGTGGGTGGCAAGGCGCGGGCCGTCACGGTGGATGGCGTGACGCTGGACACCGGGCCCACGCTGTTGACGCTGCCGGACCTGGTGCGCGGCACCTTCGAGCGGCTCGGCGCGCTCGACCTGCTCCCTCCACTCACGGAGTTGGAGCCGCAGTGCGCCTACCGCTTCGCGGATGGCTGCGCCCTCACCGCGTACAAGGACCTGGAGCGTACCGCCGCGAGCGCCTCCGAAGAGGTGAAGCCGAGCGAGGGGCGCGGCGTGCGCGGCTTCTACGCGGAGGCCGCGGCCATCTGGTACGCGGCGGGCGAGCCCTACCTGGAGGCACCCTTCGAGGGCATGGCCGGCTTCATGGCCCGGGTGGCTCGACGCGGCGTCGGCGCGGTGCTGGCGGGGATGAAGCTGTCCTCCCTCCACGCGCTCGCGGCGAAGCACTTCCGGACGGACCACCTGCGCCAGTTCGTGGGCCGCTTCGCCACCTACGCGGGCGCGTCTCCCTACGAGGCCAGCGCGGCCTTCGCCCTCATCCCCCACATCGAGCGCGCCTACGGTGTCCACCATGCCCGGGGAGGCGTGGGCGCGCTGGTGGAGGCCCTGGGCGTGGCCGTGCGTCGCCTGGGCGTCACCGTGCGCCTGCGCACGCACGCGCGCTTCACGCGCGAGGGTTCGGCCTACCGCGTGGGACCCACCGGCGACGCCGAGCTGTTCGATGGCGTGGTGGTGAACGCGGACCCGCTGGCGTCCCTGCGCCGCGAGGACGAACCCCTGGCGCTCTCCGGCTTCGTGCTGCTGCTGGAGGTGGAGGGGCGTCCCTCGTTGCCACACCACACGGTGCTGTTCGGGGGCGACTACCGGCGCGAGTTCGACGAGCTGTTCGGCGGAAGGCTCGCCACGGACCCGACGGTGTACTTCTGCAACCCCTCCGCCAGTGACGCCACCATGGCGCCCCCGGGGCGCATGGGCCTGTTCGTCATGGTGAACGCGCCGCCGCTGCCTCGCGCAGAGGCGCACGCGGAGGCCGCCGCGCGCGGCTGGGAGCTGCACGCCGAGCGGGTGAAGACGCAGATGTTCGAGAAGCTCCACCGACACTTCCCGGAGCTGCGCGGACGGGTGCGCGTGCTGGGACAGCGCTCGCCGGTGGACCTGGCCGCGCAGGGCGCGCCGGGGGGCTCCATCTACGGCTTCCTGCCGCACGGCAAGCTGGGGCCGTTCCGCCGGCCGCGCATCCGGGGCAACACCCCCGGGTTGTTCTTCACGGGCGGAGGGACCCACCCCGGAGGTGGCGTGCCCCTGGTGATGCTGTCCGGCCGCTTCGCCGCGGAGCTGGCCTCCGCGCACCTGCGGAGGGGGCAATGA
- a CDS encoding carotenoid 1,2-hydratase has protein sequence MKRLGDIPTLPDAAGAYRWFYADVSAGPFSAVCIFMLGSLFSPRYSVAARRGGLPLEHSAVNFALYHEGVRRLWVLSEYPRAQLEAPGRLRIGRSTLTYGDGGRVRMEVEDWTAPWGRPVRACLTLEPLTPLGEVVRLMPGLPHYWQALAPRARARLEVPSLGVTSDGLGYHDTNHGEELLGERLPGWHWSRTHREDATVVDYHLPEGAAPLRVMARAHGVSCERDTGTRTRPTNFTGWGLRVPTRLHAGDTVVGQARLLESSPFYARLEARRGALDAMGEVADFRRFHSPLIRWMAHFRTRVEKAA, from the coding sequence ATGAAGCGACTGGGCGACATCCCCACGTTGCCAGACGCCGCTGGCGCCTATCGCTGGTTCTACGCCGATGTCTCCGCGGGGCCCTTCAGCGCCGTGTGCATCTTCATGCTCGGCTCGCTCTTCTCGCCGCGCTACTCGGTCGCGGCCCGGCGTGGCGGGCTCCCGTTGGAGCACAGCGCGGTGAACTTCGCGCTGTACCACGAGGGCGTGCGCCGGCTGTGGGTGCTCAGCGAGTACCCCCGCGCGCAGCTGGAGGCGCCCGGCCGGCTGCGCATCGGTCGCTCGACGCTGACCTACGGCGACGGGGGACGGGTCCGCATGGAGGTGGAGGATTGGACCGCGCCCTGGGGGCGGCCGGTGCGCGCGTGCCTGACGTTGGAGCCGCTCACGCCGCTGGGCGAGGTCGTCCGCCTCATGCCCGGGCTGCCGCACTACTGGCAGGCGCTGGCGCCCCGCGCGCGCGCGCGGCTGGAGGTGCCCTCCCTGGGCGTGACGTCCGACGGGCTCGGCTACCACGACACCAACCATGGCGAGGAGCTGCTCGGAGAGCGGTTGCCGGGCTGGCACTGGTCGCGCACGCATCGCGAGGACGCGACGGTGGTGGACTACCACCTGCCCGAGGGCGCGGCGCCGCTGCGGGTGATGGCGCGCGCGCATGGCGTGTCCTGCGAGCGCGACACCGGGACGCGGACCCGGCCCACGAACTTCACCGGCTGGGGCCTGCGCGTGCCCACCCGGCTGCACGCGGGCGACACCGTGGTGGGGCAGGCCCGGCTGCTGGAGTCCTCGCCTTTCTACGCGCGGCTCGAGGCGCGGCGCGGCGCGCTCGACGCGATGGGCGAGGTGGCCGACTTCCGTCGCTTCCATTCGCCCCTCATCCGCTGGATGGCGCACTTCCGCACGCGCGTGGAGAAGGCGGCATGA
- a CDS encoding polyprenyl synthetase family protein has protein sequence MALPLPAVPPLPGVLPLEQAWLKLVQTEVEASLQELFELPDEAGFDARWAEAMEQVRAYTLRPAKRVRPALVMAGHCLARGTPVVPSELWRFAAGLELLHTFLLIHDDVADQAEARRGGAALHRLLAPGRQGEDLAVVMGDHLFSRALEAMLESGLPGVARVVRYYLAVCRHTAAGQYLDLSLGHAPLAEVSLFQALRVASLKTARYGFCAPLVCGAMLGGGGDALREELERVGRHVGMAYQLRDDLIGLFGDSAVAGKAADGDFVQGKRTFPVLAAFARATPQAREELEALWALPAAAKDARALARARALVEEHGGRAACERMVERASRTARRALQSLPNPNGVRDLLDALIARLAQRAS, from the coding sequence ATGGCACTCCCGCTTCCCGCGGTGCCGCCCCTGCCCGGTGTGCTCCCGCTGGAGCAGGCCTGGTTGAAGCTCGTCCAGACGGAGGTGGAGGCCTCGTTGCAGGAGTTGTTCGAGCTTCCGGACGAGGCGGGGTTCGACGCGCGCTGGGCCGAGGCGATGGAGCAGGTGCGCGCGTACACGCTGCGGCCGGCGAAGCGGGTGCGGCCGGCGCTGGTCATGGCGGGGCACTGCCTGGCGCGCGGCACGCCCGTGGTGCCGTCGGAGCTGTGGCGGTTCGCCGCGGGGTTGGAGCTGTTGCACACCTTCCTGCTCATCCATGACGACGTGGCGGACCAGGCGGAGGCGCGGCGCGGGGGCGCGGCGCTGCACCGCCTGCTGGCGCCGGGGCGGCAGGGGGAGGACCTGGCGGTGGTGATGGGCGACCACCTCTTCTCCCGCGCCCTGGAGGCGATGCTGGAGTCGGGGCTGCCGGGCGTGGCGCGGGTGGTGCGCTACTACCTGGCCGTCTGTCGCCACACCGCGGCCGGGCAGTACCTGGACCTGTCGCTGGGCCACGCGCCGCTGGCGGAGGTGTCGCTCTTCCAGGCGCTGCGCGTGGCCTCCCTCAAGACGGCGCGCTACGGCTTCTGCGCGCCCCTGGTGTGCGGCGCGATGCTGGGCGGTGGTGGTGACGCGCTCCGGGAGGAGCTGGAGCGCGTGGGCCGGCACGTGGGCATGGCCTACCAGCTGCGCGACGACCTCATCGGCCTGTTCGGGGACTCGGCGGTCGCGGGCAAGGCGGCGGACGGGGACTTCGTGCAGGGCAAGCGCACCTTCCCGGTGCTGGCCGCCTTCGCGCGCGCGACGCCCCAGGCCCGCGAGGAGCTGGAGGCGCTCTGGGCGCTGCCCGCGGCGGCCAAGGACGCGCGGGCGCTCGCCCGTGCGCGCGCGCTGGTGGAGGAGCATGGCGGGCGCGCCGCGTGCGAGCGGATGGTGGAGCGGGCCTCGCGCACCGCGCGCCGGGCGCTCCAGTCGCTGCCCAACCCCAACGGCGTCCGGGACCTGCTGGACGCCCTCATCGCGCGCCTCGCGCAGCGGGCCTCCTGA
- a CDS encoding phytoene/squalene synthase family protein, whose translation MSTSPEARALVRRGYWLAKRVTRHHAKSFFFASYLLFGQRRRSAFALYAFCRRLDDLVDDTSEAAGALSVRLAKARRMVAELYVPMPELASRELGPPAGRLTGEAARSPWDAGEFAALEHTVRHYRIPEQPFQDLISGMEMDLTKHRYQTWAELDLYCYRVAGVVGLMLTPVLGFSDEAASRPAADLGRAMQLTNILRDVREDLERGRVYLPAEELAAFGLSEEDLRRGQVDARWREFMRFQVARSRAYYAKAAAGVRYLTGFGSQRMVRLMGAIYGDILRDIEARGYDVFSARAHVPTRRKLELAGAAFFRPRSVLPAPEGEVRVPLLPSELGGPRHG comes from the coding sequence GTGAGCACGTCTCCCGAGGCGCGGGCGCTCGTGCGGCGCGGCTACTGGTTGGCGAAGCGTGTCACCCGACACCACGCCAAGAGCTTCTTCTTCGCGTCGTACCTGTTGTTCGGGCAGCGGCGCCGGTCGGCGTTCGCGCTGTATGCCTTCTGCCGGCGGCTGGACGACCTGGTCGACGACACGTCCGAGGCGGCGGGGGCGCTGTCGGTGCGGCTGGCCAAGGCGCGGCGCATGGTGGCGGAGCTGTACGTGCCCATGCCCGAGCTGGCGTCGCGGGAGTTGGGACCACCGGCCGGGCGGCTGACGGGCGAGGCGGCGCGCTCGCCGTGGGACGCGGGGGAGTTCGCGGCGCTGGAGCACACGGTGCGCCACTACCGGATTCCCGAGCAGCCCTTCCAGGACCTCATCTCCGGCATGGAGATGGACCTGACGAAGCACCGCTACCAGACGTGGGCGGAGCTGGACCTGTACTGCTACCGCGTGGCGGGCGTGGTGGGGCTGATGTTGACGCCGGTGCTCGGCTTCTCGGACGAGGCTGCGTCGCGGCCGGCCGCCGACCTGGGCCGCGCCATGCAGCTCACCAACATCCTGCGCGACGTGCGCGAGGACCTGGAGCGCGGGCGCGTGTACCTGCCGGCCGAGGAGCTGGCCGCCTTCGGCCTGTCCGAGGAGGACCTGCGTCGCGGACAGGTGGACGCGCGGTGGCGGGAGTTCATGCGCTTCCAGGTGGCGCGGTCGCGGGCGTACTACGCGAAGGCGGCGGCGGGCGTGCGCTACCTGACGGGCTTCGGCAGCCAGCGGATGGTGCGGCTGATGGGCGCCATCTACGGCGACATCCTGCGCGACATCGAGGCGAGGGGCTACGACGTGTTCAGCGCGCGAGCCCACGTGCCCACGCGCCGCAAGCTGGAGCTGGCGGGGGCGGCGTTCTTCCGGCCGCGCTCCGTGCTCCCCGCACCCGAGGGCGAGGTGCGCGTGCCACTGCTTCCGAGCGAGCTGGGGGGACCGCGGCATGGGTGA
- a CDS encoding hydroxymethylglutaryl-CoA reductase, degradative — MGDERVKTLPVRRTSRLSGFYQQSPERRRARLVEARWVAPEEAEGLAGLGGFDEACADSLVENVIGLHGLPLGLALNFVIDGVERLVPMAVEEPSIIAAASLAARLCAAGGGFSVTADPPITTAQVQLLDVRSVEASLAALVEKAPELLAEVDALIPTMRARGGGAREVEVRVLDATTLVVHLHIDTRDAMGANCVNAVAEALAPRLAEVARARAGLKILTNLADRRTVRVRAHVPLAALVTEAFSDGAVVRDGILEAQRFAELDPYRAVTHNKGVMNGVDAVLVACGNDWRAVEAGAHAWASRTGVYRPLTTWGVGVEGALEGELWMPLATSTAGGAARTHPGVLRALRLARVSGALDLAGLAAAAGLATNLAALRALSTEGIQKGHMALHARRVAAEAGAQGALIEIVAERLSRERVYRPERAREILAAEAARSREGCP; from the coding sequence ATGGGTGACGAGCGCGTGAAGACGTTGCCGGTGAGGCGCACCTCGCGCCTGTCGGGCTTCTACCAGCAGTCCCCCGAGCGGCGGCGGGCGCGGCTGGTGGAGGCGCGCTGGGTGGCGCCGGAAGAGGCGGAGGGGCTGGCGGGGTTGGGGGGCTTCGACGAGGCGTGCGCGGACTCCCTGGTGGAGAACGTCATCGGCCTGCACGGTCTGCCGTTGGGGCTGGCGCTCAACTTCGTCATCGACGGCGTCGAGCGGCTGGTGCCCATGGCGGTGGAGGAGCCGTCCATCATCGCCGCCGCGTCGCTGGCGGCGCGGCTGTGCGCGGCGGGCGGCGGCTTCAGCGTGACGGCGGACCCGCCCATCACCACCGCGCAGGTGCAGTTGCTCGACGTGCGCTCGGTGGAGGCGTCGCTGGCGGCGCTCGTCGAGAAGGCCCCCGAGCTGCTGGCGGAGGTCGACGCGCTCATCCCCACCATGCGCGCGCGGGGCGGCGGCGCGCGCGAGGTGGAGGTGCGGGTGCTGGACGCCACGACGCTCGTGGTGCACCTGCACATCGACACGCGTGACGCCATGGGAGCCAACTGCGTGAACGCGGTGGCGGAGGCCCTGGCGCCGCGGCTGGCGGAAGTGGCCCGCGCGAGGGCGGGGCTGAAGATCCTCACCAACCTGGCGGACCGGCGGACGGTGCGCGTGCGGGCCCACGTGCCGCTCGCGGCGTTGGTGACGGAGGCCTTCTCGGATGGCGCCGTGGTGCGCGATGGCATCCTGGAGGCGCAGCGCTTCGCGGAGCTGGACCCGTACCGCGCCGTCACCCACAACAAGGGCGTGATGAACGGCGTGGACGCGGTGCTCGTGGCCTGTGGCAACGACTGGCGCGCCGTGGAGGCGGGGGCGCACGCGTGGGCATCGCGCACGGGCGTCTACCGACCGCTGACCACCTGGGGCGTGGGCGTGGAGGGGGCGCTGGAGGGCGAGCTGTGGATGCCCCTGGCCACGTCCACGGCGGGCGGCGCGGCGCGGACGCATCCGGGCGTGCTTCGCGCGCTGAGGCTGGCGCGGGTGTCGGGTGCGCTGGACCTGGCGGGACTCGCCGCGGCGGCAGGGCTGGCCACCAACCTGGCCGCGCTCCGCGCGTTGTCCACGGAGGGAATCCAGAAGGGGCACATGGCGCTGCACGCGCGCCGCGTGGCGGCCGAGGCGGGGGCCCAGGGCGCGCTCATCGAAATCGTGGCGGAGCGACTGTCGCGCGAGCGCGTGTACCGCCCCGAGCGCGCGCGGGAGATCCTCGCCGCCGAAGCGGCGCGTTCACGCGAGGGGTGCCCATGA
- a CDS encoding phytoene desaturase family protein, protein MGTRTQGRRVVVVGAGVGGLAAAARLARAGFDVQVVEKTDGPGGRCNQLRVSGFTWDIGPTIVLMPEVFEETFRALGRRIEDYLTLSRCEPNYRVHFRDGSDITFTSELCAMGRELERVEPGSYARYLAFLAQGRVQYRTSLDHLVGRNYAGISDYFSPRVLARIFQVRAHRRMYSDVSRFFQDDRLRAAMTFQTMYLGVSPFESPAVYGLLPFTELGVGIWFPQGGLYAIPLALERVAREEGVRLRYGAPVERILTEGGRATGVRLEGGEVLEADAVLCNADLPYAYEKLLDPRATTLKRRASLRYTSSGYMLYLGLRRRYPGLHHHNVVFGRDYRGSFEDIFQRFRVPEDPSFYVNVPTRTDPSLAPEGKDALYVLVPVPRQHPGLDWKVEGPRVRAKVFVRLAELGYPDLEKDIEVERVFTPDDWARTFNLAYGSAFGLAQNFLQIGPFRPSNQDPRVRNLFFVGASTQPGTGLPTVLISARLVTERMVDWACRAGVRLEPGDEPVASEGEVAA, encoded by the coding sequence ATGGGGACGAGAACGCAGGGACGGCGGGTGGTGGTGGTGGGCGCGGGCGTGGGTGGGCTCGCCGCGGCGGCGCGGCTGGCGCGCGCGGGCTTCGACGTCCAGGTCGTCGAGAAGACGGACGGCCCCGGCGGGCGCTGCAACCAGCTGCGGGTGTCGGGCTTCACGTGGGACATCGGCCCCACCATCGTGCTGATGCCGGAGGTGTTCGAGGAGACCTTCCGCGCGCTCGGGCGAAGAATCGAGGACTACCTGACGCTGTCGCGGTGCGAGCCGAACTACCGTGTGCACTTCCGGGATGGCTCCGACATCACCTTCACCTCCGAGCTGTGCGCCATGGGACGCGAGCTGGAGCGGGTGGAGCCGGGCAGCTACGCGCGCTACCTCGCCTTCCTCGCCCAGGGGCGCGTCCAGTACCGGACCAGCCTGGACCACCTGGTGGGCCGCAACTACGCGGGCATCTCCGACTACTTCTCGCCCCGCGTGCTCGCGCGCATCTTCCAGGTCCGCGCGCACCGGCGCATGTACTCGGACGTCAGCCGCTTCTTCCAGGACGACCGGCTGCGCGCGGCGATGACCTTCCAGACGATGTACCTGGGCGTCTCCCCGTTCGAGTCGCCCGCGGTCTACGGCCTGCTGCCCTTCACGGAGCTGGGCGTGGGCATCTGGTTCCCCCAGGGGGGCCTCTACGCCATTCCCCTGGCGCTGGAGCGCGTGGCCCGCGAGGAGGGCGTGCGCCTGCGCTATGGCGCGCCGGTGGAGCGCATCCTCACGGAGGGCGGACGCGCCACGGGGGTGCGGCTCGAGGGCGGCGAGGTGCTGGAGGCGGACGCGGTGCTGTGCAACGCGGACCTGCCCTATGCGTACGAGAAGCTGCTCGACCCCAGGGCCACCACGCTGAAGCGCCGGGCCTCGCTGCGCTACACGTCCAGTGGCTACATGCTCTACCTGGGCCTGCGCCGGCGCTACCCGGGGCTGCATCACCACAACGTGGTGTTCGGCCGCGACTACCGGGGCTCGTTCGAGGACATCTTCCAGCGCTTCCGCGTGCCGGAGGACCCGAGCTTCTACGTCAACGTGCCCACGCGCACCGACCCGTCGCTGGCGCCGGAGGGCAAGGACGCGCTCTACGTCCTGGTGCCGGTGCCGCGCCAGCACCCGGGGCTGGACTGGAAGGTGGAGGGGCCGCGCGTGCGCGCGAAGGTCTTCGTCCGCCTGGCGGAGCTGGGCTACCCGGACCTGGAGAAGGACATCGAGGTGGAGCGGGTCTTCACCCCGGACGACTGGGCGCGGACCTTCAACCTGGCGTATGGCAGCGCGTTCGGGCTGGCGCAGAACTTCCTCCAGATTGGTCCCTTCCGGCCGTCGAACCAGGACCCGCGCGTGCGCAACCTCTTCTTCGTCGGGGCCTCCACGCAGCCGGGGACGGGGCTGCCCACGGTGCTCATCTCCGCGCGGCTCGTGACGGAGCGGATGGTGGACTGGGCATGCAGGGCCGGCGTGCGGTTGGAGCCTGGCGACGAGCCGGTGGCGTCGGAGGGGGAGGTGGCGGCGTGA